Proteins from a single region of Rhinolophus sinicus isolate RSC01 linkage group LG13, ASM3656204v1, whole genome shotgun sequence:
- the MAFB gene encoding transcription factor MafB, with the protein MEKNARERKEAAAWPRGGTGTESEQAGARTWRVWGAGPRPAVPLGSSPSPGLRGSRAAQAASQLTRGAEELSGAPRPAPRGRGGRAAIGQRTGPPGPPCSSDIRKAIKGSSGAGSSTAAPPGCERLRSRAQEQESSRASGGRLPGASPQHSRAPRSPLHPSGSSRPRRSHSPELWGDAGSLGTLRRAAASPDKGLASGLGPLRPRLPASRARRSSSPLPARRAPAGRKVSRRRRRLRLASAMAAELSMGPELPTSPLAMEYVNDFDLLKFDVKKEPLGRAERPGRPCTRLQPAGSVSSTPLSTPCSSVPSSPSFSPTEQKTHLEDLYWMASNYQQMNPEALNLTPEDAVEALIGSHPVPQPLQGFDGFRGAHHHHHHHHPHPHHAYPGAGVAHDELGPHAHPHHHHHHQASPPPSSAASPAQQLPTSHPGPGPHAAAAATAAGGSGSVEDRFSDDQLVSMSVRELNRHLRGFTKDEVIRLKQKRRTLKNRGYAQSCRYKRVQQKHHLENEKTQLIQQVEQLKQEVSRLARERDAYKVKCEKLANSGFREAGSTSDSPSSPEFFL; encoded by the coding sequence ATGGAGAAGAACGCGCGCGAAAGGAAGGAAGCGGCGGCCTGGCCTAGAGGGGGGACTGGCACCGAAAGCGAGCAGGCAGGGGCCAGGACCTGgagggtgtggggggctgggccCCGGCCGGCCGTCCCACTGGGCTCCAGCCCTTCGCCAGGCCTCCGCGGCTCCAGGGCTGCTCAGGCCGCCAGTCAGCTGACGCGGGGGGCGGAGGAGCTGTCAGGCGCGCCCCGCCCTGCGCCGCGGGGCCGCGGGGGCCGAGCAGCCATTGGCCAGCGCACTGGGCCGCCTGGGCCCCCGTGCTCTAGTGACATCAGGAAGGCGATAAAAGGCAGCAGCGGCGCCGGATCCAGCACAGCTGCACCGCCGGGTTGCGAGCGGCTGCGATCGAGAGCCCAAGAGCAAGAGAGCTCGAGAGCGAGCGGCGGGCGCTTGCCCGGCGCCTCCCCTCAGCACAGCCGCGCGCCCCGCTCGCCTCTTCACCCCTCCGGCTCGTCCCGGCCCCGGCGCAGCCACAGCCCCGAGCTCTGGGGCGACGCAGGCAGCCTCGGGACTCTCCGGCGCGCCGCCGCGTCCCCAGACAAAGGCTTGGCCAGCGGCCTCGGCCCGCTGCGTCCTCGGCTCCCCGCCTCCCGGGCTCGCCGCTCTTCGTCCCCGCTCCCGGCTCGGCGCGCCCCGGCCGGCCGCAAAGTttcccggcggcggcggcggctgcgccTCGCGTCAGCGATGGCCGCGGAGCTGAGCATGGGGCCTGAGCTGCCCACCAGCCCGCTGGCCATGGAGTATGTCAACGACTTCGACCTGCTCAAGTTCGACGTAAAGAAGGAGCCGCTGGGGCGCGCGGAGCGCCCGGGCCGGCCCTGCACGCGCCTGCAGCCCGCCGGCTCGGTGTCGTCCACACCGCTCAGCACGCCGTGCAGCTCGGTACCCTCGTCGCCCAGTTTCAGCCCGACTGAACAGAAGACCCACCTGGAGGACCTGTACTGGATGGCGAGCAATTACCAGCAAATGAACCCAGAGGCGCTCAACCTGACGCCTGAGGACGCGGTGGAGGCTCTCATCGGCTCGCACCCAGTGCCACAGCCGTTGCAGGGCTTCGACGGCTTCCGAGGCGcgcaccatcaccatcaccaccaccacccacacccacaccacGCGTACCCGGGCGCCGGCGTGGCCCATGACGAGCTGGGTCCGCACGCTCACCcgcaccatcaccaccatcaccaagcGTCTCCGCCGCCCTCCAGCGCGGCCAGCCCCGCGCAGCAGCTGCCTACCAGCCACCCCGGGCCTGGGCCGCACGCAGCGGCCGCGGCGACAGCGGCTGGCGGTAGCGGCAGCGTGGAGGACCGCTTCTCCGACGACCAGCTTGTGTCCATGTCCGTGCGCGAGCTGAACCGCCACCTGCGGGGCTTCACCAAGGATGAGGTGATCCGCCTGAAGCAGAAGCGGCGGACCCTGAAGAACCGGGGCTACGCCCAGTCGTGCAGGTATAAACGCGTCCAGCAGAAACACCACCTGGAGAATGAGAAGACACAGCTCATTCAGCAGGTGGAGCAGCTTAAGCAGGAGGTGTCCCGGCTGGCCCGCGAAAGAGACGCCTACAAGGTCAAGTGCGAGAAACTCGCCAACTCCGGCTTCAGGGAGGCGGGCTCCACCAGCGACAGCCCCTCCTCTCCTGAGTTCTTTCTGTGA